GCACCACATCCTTGCGGCGCAGGTGGTCGAGGAACTCGCGCTCGAAGCGCAGCACGTCCTCCACCGCCACGTCGTCGAGGTGGCCCTTGGAGCCGGCCCAGATCGCCACGACCTGGTCCTCGACGGGGTACGGGGAGTACTGCGGCTGCTTGAGCAGCTCCATCAGGCGCTCGCCGCGGGCGAGCTGGCGGCGGGTGGCCGGGTCCAGGTCGGAGGCGAACATCGAGAACGCCTGCTGGTCGCGGTACTGCGCCAGGTCCAGCTTCAGCGTGCCGGAGACCTTCTTCATGGCCTTGACCTGCGCGGCGCCGCCCACGCGGGACACCGAGATGCCCACGTCCACGGCCGGGCGCTGGTTGGCGTTGAAGAGGTCCGACTGCAGGAAGATCTGGCCGTCGGTGATGGAGATGACGTTGGTCGGGATGTAGGCCGACACGTCGTTCGCCTTGGTCTCGATGATCGGCAGGCCGGTCATGGAGCCCGCGCCCATCTCGTCCGAGAGCTTGGCGCAGCGCTCGAGGAGGCGGGAGTGCAGGTAGAACACGTCACCCGGGTAGGCCTCGCGTCCCGGCGGGCGGCGGAGCAGCAGCGACACCGCGCGGTAGGCCTCGGCCTGCTTCGACAGGTCGTCGAAGATGATCAGGACGTGCTTGCCGCCGTACATCCAGTGCTGGCCGATGGCCGAGCCCGCGTAGGGCGCCAGGTACTTGAAGCCGGCCGGGTCGGACGCCGGGGAGGCCACGATGGTGGTGTACTCCAGGGCACCGTGCTCCTCCAGGGTGGAGCGCACCGCGGCGATGGTGGAGGCCTTCTGGCCCACGGCCACGTACACGCAGCGGACCTGCTTGTCCACGTCGCCGGTCTGCCAGTTGGCCTTCTGGTTCAGGATGGTGTCCACGGCGATGGCGGTCTTGCCGGTCTGACGGTCGCCGATGATCAGCTGGCGCTGGCCGCGGCCGATCGGGATCATCGCGTCGATGGCCTTCATGCCCGTCTGCAGCGGCTCGTGCACCGACTTGCGCTGGGTCACGGTGGGCGCCTGCAGCTCGAGGGCGCGGCGGCCCTCGGCCTCGATCGGGCCCAGGTCGTCCAGCGGGTGGCCCAGCGGATCCACGACGCGGCCCAGGAAGCCGTCGCCGACCGGCACGGAGAGGATCTCCCCGGTGCGCTGGACCTCCATGCCCTCGCGGATGTCCTGGAACTCGCCGAGGACGACGACGCCGATCTCACGGGCGTCGAGGTTCTGGGCGAGGCCGAGGATGCCGTTGGAGAAGCGCAGCAGCTCGTTCGCCATGACGGAGGGCAGGCCCTCCACACGGGCGATGCCGTCCGCCGCGGAGATGACGCGGCCCACCTCGGTGCGCGTGGTGTCCGACGGTTCGTACGATGCCGCGAAGTCGTTCAAGGCATTGCGGACATCGTCGGCGTTGATGGTCAGTTCGGCCATCTGCAGTCCCTGCTCTCTGTGCTTGGTGATCATCGACGTGACGATGATGCTGGTGGTCTGTGTGGTCCGTGGGACGGCCCGACCGGCGTGAAGCCGGTCAGGCCGCCATCCGGCGCTGGAGGTCGTTCAGTCGGCTGGCCATGGAGCCGTCGATGACGTCGTCCCCGACCTGCACGCGGATGCCGCCCACCACGGTGGGGTCCACGTTCACGTCGAGCACGAGGTCGCGTCCGAAGGCGCGGCGCAGGCCGGCGGCGAGCCGCTCCCGCTGACCGTCCTCGAGCGGACGGGCG
This sequence is a window from Micrococcus porci. Protein-coding genes within it:
- the atpA gene encoding F0F1 ATP synthase subunit alpha → MAELTINADDVRNALNDFAASYEPSDTTRTEVGRVISAADGIARVEGLPSVMANELLRFSNGILGLAQNLDAREIGVVVLGEFQDIREGMEVQRTGEILSVPVGDGFLGRVVDPLGHPLDDLGPIEAEGRRALELQAPTVTQRKSVHEPLQTGMKAIDAMIPIGRGQRQLIIGDRQTGKTAIAVDTILNQKANWQTGDVDKQVRCVYVAVGQKASTIAAVRSTLEEHGALEYTTIVASPASDPAGFKYLAPYAGSAIGQHWMYGGKHVLIIFDDLSKQAEAYRAVSLLLRRPPGREAYPGDVFYLHSRLLERCAKLSDEMGAGSMTGLPIIETKANDVSAYIPTNVISITDGQIFLQSDLFNANQRPAVDVGISVSRVGGAAQVKAMKKVSGTLKLDLAQYRDQQAFSMFASDLDPATRRQLARGERLMELLKQPQYSPYPVEDQVVAIWAGSKGHLDDVAVEDVLRFEREFLDHLRRKDVVLGEIASTGKLEDETVSALEREIDAFKKGFQASGHDGVAAGHEEHAAIGQDQVVQEQITKQKR